ATAATCAGGTATAGCCGGTCGCTTACGTGGCGCAGGCGCCAGAGCAGCAGCGGGCTAAGCAGACGGTGAACAACGTTTTTGGGCATGCAGGAGGCGGTACTTGGCAGCGGGCTGAGCACGCCGCAAACATCCGGCCGTTTTGGCTACTCGCATGATACGGATAAAAATCAATGAGTAGCTAAGTAGATGAGCAGATGATTGGATGACTTGGATGAGTAGATGAGAGGATGAATGGCTGAGTAGACAACTGCGGGTGCAGAAGCGGCATCAATCCAGCTCTACTCAGCTACTCATCCACTCATCCGCCCATCCGCCCATCCACTCGTTCACCTCTACTGCACGGCCGCCGGCTCGGGGTAGCCCTGCTGCACCAGCTGCTGCCGAATAGCCTGCATCAGCTCGCTTTTCAGCTCTTGCGTGCCGCGGCGGTAATCCTCCGAAAAGGTCCAGAAATAGATGTGGAAGGTGGCCTTCGGGCCTTCTGTTTTTTCCAGGATGATGTAGGGCGTGTGCGGCTCGTCGCGCTCCACGTCTTTGAAACCGCGCACAAATACCAGCAGCATTTCGCGTACGCGCTCCGGGCCGGGGTCCTGGCCCACGTCAACGGTTACCTGGAAGTCCTGGCGGATGTGCCCGTCGCGGGTGTAATTGATGAGCGGCTCGCGCAGCACCATGGCGTTGGGCAGGTAAATGTGCTTGCCGTCGAAGGTTTTGATGAGGGTGGTGCGTAGGTTCAGTGCTTCCACGCGGCCCATCAGCTCCTTGTTATCGCGAATCTGGATGGTGTCGTAAATGCGAAACGGTCGGTTGAATGCCAGCACCACGCCGGCAAGGAAATTTTCGGCAATGTCTTTCAGGGCAAAGCCCACCACAAAAGCCGTGAGGCCGGCACCGGCCACCATGCCGCCCACCAAGCCCGTCATGCCCAGTACCTGCAGCACCACCGTGAGGCCCAGCAGGATAAGAGCCCAACGGGTGAGGCGCGTGAGGAACTCGGCCAGCAGCGGGTCGTGGGAGCGGGCGTGCAGGCGGCCGCCCACCAGGCGGCTGATGCGGTTCGACAGAAAAAGGGCAATAATCAGCAGCACAATGGCCACCACGGCCTTGGGCAGCAGCTCGATGAGGTGTTCCCAGTAATGAACAAAGACGCGGTTGATATCGTCGAGAAGCATAAAACGGAGTTCGGTGGAAGAAAGCGGCTGGCTGGTAGCCGGGCGCTGGCAGCTGAACCTACGCATCAACCTGTCCGCAGGGTTTTTGGGCTGGTTGAGCGGTGGGGCTGGCCCGCCCGCAAACGCAGCGCCCGCGCGGCCTACTGTTGTAAGCCGGCGCGGGCGCTGCGGTGAGCAAACCGGTTCCTGGGTTACTCGGCGATGTCTTCGTTCCAGAGCGTGGGCTCGGCGGCGATGAAGTCTTCCATCATCTGCACGCACTCGGGC
The sequence above is drawn from the Hymenobacter sp. YIM 151858-1 genome and encodes:
- a CDS encoding mechanosensitive ion channel family protein, coding for MLLDDINRVFVHYWEHLIELLPKAVVAIVLLIIALFLSNRISRLVGGRLHARSHDPLLAEFLTRLTRWALILLGLTVVLQVLGMTGLVGGMVAGAGLTAFVVGFALKDIAENFLAGVVLAFNRPFRIYDTIQIRDNKELMGRVEALNLRTTLIKTFDGKHIYLPNAMVLREPLINYTRDGHIRQDFQVTVDVGQDPGPERVREMLLVFVRGFKDVERDEPHTPYIILEKTEGPKATFHIYFWTFSEDYRRGTQELKSELMQAIRQQLVQQGYPEPAAVQ